One Brachyspira pilosicoli P43/6/78 genomic window carries:
- a CDS encoding alpha-1,2-fucosyltransferase — translation MLYNNYEHLINKIVRIIPIKKHRDNLRNILYDIVNSLYKIEYISKELNKKRNNNDSGIVIIECQGGLADQFWKYILGESIKKHYNFTVKYDITWFDYKHKDIDGKDERPFELIKLCPDIDFKIASYDEIFFYKACFSVINESYFGYDINNYLENNKNLFLYSYPRILDINVSDITKNIDLDKYHYSTLKEDNLVLYNELKNSESVAIHIRLGDSYVMSCFKEVFNSSYENYANYFIESINKLSNELKNPTFFFFSDDIDWVNKNIIKKLNNRISYKVSSCKNPPYLDIYLMSNAKHYIISLGGFGDLATRFNNNENKIVIKACKFQYDYL, via the coding sequence ATGCTATACAATAATTATGAACATCTTATAAATAAAATAGTTCGTATTATACCTATAAAAAAACATAGAGATAATTTAAGAAATATACTATATGATATTGTTAATTCTTTATATAAAATTGAATATATATCTAAAGAATTAAATAAAAAAAGAAACAATAATGACTCTGGTATAGTTATTATAGAATGTCAAGGCGGATTGGCTGATCAATTTTGGAAATATATATTAGGTGAATCTATAAAGAAACATTATAATTTTACTGTTAAATATGATATAACTTGGTTTGATTATAAACATAAAGATATTGATGGTAAAGATGAAAGACCGTTTGAGCTCATTAAACTATGTCCTGATATAGATTTTAAAATTGCTAGTTATGATGAGATATTTTTTTATAAGGCATGTTTTTCTGTTATAAATGAATCATATTTTGGATATGATATTAATAATTATTTAGAGAATAATAAAAACTTATTTTTATATTCTTACCCTAGAATTTTAGATATTAATGTTAGTGATATAACTAAAAATATAGATTTAGATAAATATCATTATAGTACTTTGAAAGAAGATAATTTAGTATTATACAATGAATTGAAAAATAGTGAATCTGTAGCTATTCATATTAGGCTAGGTGATAGTTATGTTATGTCTTGTTTTAAAGAAGTATTTAATAGTAGCTATGAAAATTATGCTAATTATTTTATAGAATCTATAAATAAGTTATCAAATGAATTAAAAAATCCTACATTCTTCTTTTTTTCTGATGATATAGATTGGGTTAATAAAAATATAATAAAAAAATTAAATAATAGAATATCTTATAAAGTTAGTAGTTGTAAAAATCCTCCATATCTAGATATATATTTAATGTCAAATGCAAAACATTATATAATATCTTTGGGTGGTTTTGGAGATTTAGCTACTCGTTTTAATAATAATGAAAATAAAATTGTTATTAAAGCTTGTAAGTTTCAGTATGATTATTTATAA
- a CDS encoding GGDEF domain-containing protein, whose amino-acid sequence MIKEINKIIKTLNNIPEPFSVDGIIKTFEKSSKKIIKNFALYFYKDNNSNLWYSTSKSIIKENNKYKLKARNYEFGYLIIESSVEKEYLEIIVNHLSIILYSEKLSFLANRDKLTNLYNRGYLLKYLENKKDEIYSIIIIDLDKFKHYNDSYGHNVGDHVLKIASRVMRETLKQIKYNSLLARYGGEEFIIVIDTKTKKELFNIMETIRKTIYETDFSTDEYSLKATASFGGAIKTDNDTINSLIEKADKALYEAKETGRNKSIINNHTETYKL is encoded by the coding sequence ATGATTAAAGAAATAAACAAAATAATAAAAACTCTAAACAACATACCAGAACCATTTTCTGTAGACGGTATAATAAAAACATTTGAAAAAAGTTCTAAAAAAATAATAAAAAACTTTGCTCTATATTTTTATAAAGATAATAATTCAAATCTATGGTACTCTACTTCAAAAAGCATAATAAAAGAAAATAATAAATACAAATTAAAAGCAAGAAATTATGAGTTTGGTTATTTAATAATAGAAAGCAGTGTTGAAAAAGAATATTTAGAAATAATAGTAAATCATTTATCTATAATACTCTACAGTGAAAAACTATCATTTTTAGCAAATAGAGATAAGCTTACTAATTTATACAACAGAGGATATTTATTAAAATATTTAGAAAATAAAAAAGATGAAATATACTCTATAATTATAATAGATTTAGATAAGTTTAAACATTATAATGATAGTTATGGTCATAATGTTGGAGACCATGTATTAAAAATAGCTTCAAGGGTAATGAGAGAGACTCTAAAACAAATAAAATATAATTCACTTCTTGCAAGATACGGAGGTGAAGAGTTTATTATAGTTATTGATACAAAAACTAAAAAAGAGCTTTTTAATATAATGGAAACTATAAGAAAAACAATATATGAAACAGATTTTTCAACTGATGAATATTCTCTAAAAGCAACAGCTTCATTCGGCGGAGCAATTAAAACCGATAATGATACAATTAATAGCCTAATAGAAAAAGCAGACAAAGCATTATATGAAGCAAAAGAAACAGGAAGAAACAAAAGTATTATAAATAATCATACTGAAACTTACAAGCTTTAA
- a CDS encoding DUF6198 family protein has protein sequence MISENDILLDNKNKHFIISGELALILVVIMNSFGVVLMLYSGSGISAISSVPYAFSEVIKNISLGTFIYIFQTLLVLILMILRKKFVGEYLFSFVVGFCFGKFVDIHAAWINHLPLTITTRIIYFLISYFILAFGIALSNRCGLPIIPTDLFPRELSNIIKVPYAKVKIIFDVTCLLTTAVLTFLCLGHIKGLGIGTVLAAFTMGKSISFIGKILDKKLEFIPYIKKLFHKKNEV, from the coding sequence ATGATATCAGAAAATGATATACTATTAGATAATAAAAATAAACATTTTATAATAAGCGGTGAATTAGCATTAATTTTAGTTGTTATTATGAATAGCTTTGGTGTTGTATTAATGCTTTATTCAGGATCTGGAATATCTGCTATATCAAGTGTTCCTTATGCTTTTTCTGAAGTTATTAAAAATATATCTCTTGGAACTTTTATTTATATTTTTCAAACATTGCTTGTACTAATACTTATGATATTAAGAAAAAAATTTGTTGGTGAATATTTATTTAGTTTTGTTGTAGGTTTTTGTTTTGGTAAATTTGTAGATATACATGCTGCTTGGATAAATCATCTGCCGCTAACAATAACAACTAGAATAATATATTTTTTAATAAGCTATTTTATACTAGCATTTGGTATAGCATTATCAAATAGATGCGGACTTCCTATAATACCTACAGATTTGTTTCCAAGAGAATTATCAAATATAATAAAAGTGCCTTATGCAAAAGTAAAGATAATATTTGATGTAACTTGTCTTTTAACAACAGCGGTACTTACATTTCTTTGTTTAGGTCATATAAAAGGTCTTGGAATAGGTACTGTGCTTGCAGCTTTTACGATGGGTAAGTCTATTTCTTTTATAGGAAAAATACTTGATAAAAAGCTAGAATTTATCCCATATATAAAAAAACTATTTCACAAAAAAAATGAAGTGTAA